Proteins from one Rhodoflexus caldus genomic window:
- a CDS encoding SusC/RagA family TonB-linked outer membrane protein gives MKKNLLLYVVMLLTGFAAFAQDRQISGTVTDGTEKVPLPGVSILIKGTNSGATTDADGKYRINVPANAKTLVFSFVGFVSQEVEIGTRTTIDVALMPDTKTLQEVVVTGYGQQEKKALAGSAAIVKAEVIRAVPLGSFDQMLQGQAPGLLVQANSGQPGAPAAVRIRGVGSINGTNEPLYIVDGVQISAQNFATLNPADFESVNVLKDAAATSIYGSRGSNGVIVITTRRGKAGAAKIEYSGQYGMSFFPPNRLELMNTNEKIDYELLQGGTPLEDLTPAEIARLRTIETDWQKELFQVGKTSQHQISASGGNEKTIFYISGNLFQQTGTVRFTGLDRYTGRVNIEHNAGNLRFGLNTTAGYSDYKNTTEANSGIASPLNAIRWANPYETPFTPDGRYSQFLSGQPNPVQEMLETFRGTKEFKGVGNVFIEYNFPFLQGLSARTAWGVDYENQESTTYFSRFSVVGQSAANRRNGSLNRNFFRNTRWTGTTSVNYAKTFGDHNLNVGLFQEVVRNRFGTFGFTGFGLTGNLQNEAGITQGSPTNNFIPIVRGNGSESVLMSYFLTANYGYKDRYFVSATVRRDGSSRFGADKRWGNFWSLGGSWIVSDENFMSGIDKSTLSLLKLKASYGTVGSQAGFTSAFGSFGIGDFASRELFSAAAVYDGVAGLTLAQLANPDLGWEQKNMLNAGIEFGLFNDRISGGIEFYDNLTTNMFLPVQLSRTTGFTSQNRNAGKMRNRGVELSLNTVNVKAGDFTWSTNINFAINRNKIVDLAGEKEIISGLVINRVGFPVNSNFLVEYVGVNPQNGNSVYRNINGETTENYSPNDRQIFGMRDAPYFGGITNSFSFKGLEFNFLWSFVLGNKVYNNDRTNVEDPTYFIDNVSRALLREWRRPGDITDIPRPTQEMQRGTTRFLEKGDFWRLRNVMLAYNFPSTLVSKAKISSLRMFVQGQNVFTITDFLGFDPEITGGQLTGAQYPAMRTVTFGLNLGF, from the coding sequence ATGAAAAAAAACTTACTGCTGTATGTGGTAATGCTGCTCACAGGATTTGCAGCATTTGCCCAGGACAGACAAATTTCCGGTACTGTTACCGACGGTACAGAGAAAGTGCCTCTTCCGGGCGTATCCATCCTGATTAAAGGAACAAACTCAGGAGCAACAACCGATGCGGACGGTAAATACCGCATCAATGTACCGGCGAATGCCAAAACCTTGGTTTTCAGCTTTGTAGGATTTGTTTCGCAAGAGGTGGAAATTGGCACGCGCACAACTATTGACGTTGCGCTGATGCCGGATACCAAAACTCTGCAAGAGGTAGTTGTAACCGGTTACGGCCAACAAGAAAAGAAAGCGCTGGCCGGCTCTGCTGCCATTGTGAAAGCGGAAGTTATTCGCGCCGTTCCTCTGGGTTCTTTTGACCAGATGTTGCAAGGTCAGGCTCCGGGCTTGCTTGTGCAGGCTAACTCAGGTCAGCCCGGCGCACCTGCTGCCGTTCGTATCCGTGGTGTAGGTTCTATCAACGGTACCAACGAACCGCTGTACATTGTGGACGGTGTGCAAATTTCTGCACAGAACTTCGCTACACTCAACCCTGCCGACTTTGAGTCTGTAAACGTTTTGAAAGATGCAGCGGCAACTTCTATCTACGGTTCTCGCGGTTCTAACGGTGTTATCGTTATTACCACCCGCCGTGGCAAGGCCGGTGCTGCCAAAATTGAATACAGTGGTCAGTACGGTATGTCTTTCTTCCCTCCCAACCGTTTGGAGTTGATGAATACCAATGAAAAAATTGACTACGAACTGCTTCAGGGCGGTACTCCTCTGGAAGATTTGACACCTGCCGAAATTGCACGCTTGCGCACCATTGAAACCGACTGGCAGAAAGAACTGTTTCAGGTAGGTAAAACTTCACAGCACCAAATCAGTGCTTCAGGCGGCAATGAAAAGACCATTTTCTACATTTCAGGCAACCTGTTCCAACAAACCGGTACTGTGCGCTTCACCGGCTTAGACCGTTACACCGGCCGCGTGAATATTGAGCACAATGCAGGCAATCTGCGCTTCGGTTTGAACACTACCGCAGGCTACTCTGACTATAAGAACACAACAGAAGCTAACTCAGGTATTGCCTCTCCTTTGAACGCTATCCGTTGGGCAAACCCTTATGAAACCCCTTTCACTCCCGACGGTCGCTACTCTCAATTCCTTTCAGGTCAGCCAAACCCTGTGCAGGAAATGCTGGAAACTTTCCGCGGAACCAAAGAATTTAAAGGCGTAGGCAACGTATTTATCGAGTACAACTTTCCATTCCTGCAAGGTCTTTCTGCCCGTACGGCATGGGGTGTGGACTATGAAAATCAGGAAAGCACAACTTACTTCAGCCGTTTTTCAGTAGTTGGTCAGTCGGCTGCCAACCGCCGTAACGGTTCGCTGAACCGCAACTTCTTCCGCAACACCCGTTGGACAGGTACTACTTCCGTAAACTATGCTAAAACCTTTGGCGACCATAACCTGAACGTAGGTTTATTCCAAGAAGTAGTGCGAAATCGCTTCGGTACGTTTGGTTTCACAGGCTTTGGCCTGACCGGCAACCTGCAAAACGAAGCAGGTATCACACAAGGTAGCCCTACCAACAACTTTATTCCTATCGTACGCGGTAACGGCTCTGAAAGCGTGTTGATGTCTTACTTCCTGACTGCCAACTACGGTTACAAAGACCGCTACTTTGTAAGCGCTACTGTTCGCCGCGATGGTTCTTCCCGCTTCGGTGCCGACAAGCGTTGGGGTAACTTCTGGTCATTGGGCGGCAGCTGGATTGTGTCTGACGAAAACTTCATGTCGGGCATCGACAAAAGCACGCTGTCATTGCTGAAACTGAAAGCCAGCTATGGTACAGTAGGTAGCCAAGCAGGTTTCACCAGTGCGTTCGGTTCATTCGGTATCGGCGACTTTGCTTCACGTGAGTTGTTCTCTGCTGCTGCCGTTTATGATGGTGTAGCGGGCTTGACATTGGCACAGTTGGCAAACCCTGATTTGGGTTGGGAACAGAAGAACATGCTTAACGCAGGTATTGAATTCGGTTTGTTCAATGACCGTATTTCAGGCGGTATTGAGTTCTACGACAACCTGACTACCAATATGTTCTTGCCGGTGCAACTTTCCCGTACCACAGGCTTTACCAGCCAAAACCGCAATGCGGGTAAAATGCGCAACCGTGGTGTAGAACTGTCGCTGAACACTGTAAACGTAAAAGCAGGCGATTTCACATGGAGCACCAACATCAACTTTGCCATCAACCGCAACAAAATCGTTGATTTGGCAGGCGAAAAAGAAATTATCAGCGGCTTGGTTATTAACCGCGTAGGTTTCCCTGTAAACAGCAACTTCTTGGTTGAGTACGTTGGTGTGAACCCTCAGAACGGCAACTCCGTTTATCGCAATATCAACGGCGAAACTACCGAAAACTACAGCCCTAACGACCGTCAGATTTTTGGTATGCGCGATGCACCTTACTTTGGCGGTATTACCAACTCATTCTCTTTCAAAGGCTTAGAATTTAATTTCTTGTGGAGCTTTGTACTGGGTAATAAAGTTTACAACAACGACCGTACAAACGTTGAAGACCCTACTTACTTTATCGACAACGTATCTCGTGCCTTGTTGAGAGAGTGGCGCCGTCCGGGTGATATTACAGACATTCCGCGTCCTACACAAGAAATGCAGCGTGGTACAACCCGTTTCTTAGAGAAAGGCGACTTCTGGCGTTTGCGTAACGTTATGCTGGCTTACAACTTCCCTTCAACGCTGGTGAGCAAAGCTAAAATCTCTTCATTGCGTATGTTCGTACAAGGGCAGAACGTATTCACCATCACCGACTTCTTGGGCTTTGACCCTGAAATTACCGGTGGTCAGCTGACAGGCGCTCAGTACCCTGCCATGCGTACCGTAACTTTCGGTTTGAATCTGGGCTTCTAA
- a CDS encoding dipeptidase — translation MIPVADTHCDLLSYLQNVANASPLSDESRCSLPLLEQGGIVLQTTAVFTVTKPGSTYLAAGQVEKLTDLLQNYPERVYALLQTEQLPDVPFTGKTALLPAIENASGLCEEHEPLNKCFERLDKMRQQLGRIFYISLTHHTENRFGGGNQTNIGLKDDGRKLLDYLARQPIAIDFSHTSDALANDILLHIDKHQLPLQVIASHSNFRALHNHPRNLPDDIAKEIIRRNGIIGLTWLKAYLGDNPLNLFEHLRYGIGMGAEHQMVCGADLFYYLPEHFPQGVFFDRYSNASHYRTLIADLAAQGLPESTQKGFLHRNLLHFLQRLWQNNS, via the coding sequence ATGATACCTGTTGCCGATACCCATTGCGACTTACTGAGCTACCTGCAAAACGTGGCCAATGCCTCCCCTCTCTCCGACGAGTCGCGATGCAGCTTGCCTTTATTGGAACAAGGAGGCATTGTTTTGCAAACCACCGCTGTTTTTACCGTAACCAAACCCGGAAGTACCTATTTGGCAGCGGGACAGGTAGAAAAATTAACCGACTTACTGCAAAACTATCCTGAAAGGGTATATGCCCTGTTGCAAACTGAGCAACTTCCCGATGTGCCTTTTACAGGAAAAACAGCCTTGTTGCCCGCCATTGAAAACGCCTCCGGTTTGTGCGAAGAGCACGAACCGCTCAATAAATGCTTTGAAAGGTTAGACAAAATGCGGCAGCAACTGGGACGCATTTTTTACATCAGTCTTACACATCATACAGAAAACCGTTTTGGCGGCGGAAATCAAACCAATATCGGCCTGAAAGATGACGGCAGAAAACTGTTAGACTACTTGGCGCGCCAACCGATTGCCATTGATTTTTCGCATACAAGCGATGCCCTTGCAAACGATATTCTGTTACACATAGACAAGCACCAACTGCCCTTGCAGGTAATTGCCAGCCATTCCAATTTCAGGGCGTTGCACAATCACCCGCGCAACCTGCCCGACGATATTGCCAAAGAAATCATTCGCAGAAACGGCATCATCGGGCTGACGTGGCTAAAAGCTTATCTGGGAGATAATCCGCTCAACTTGTTTGAACACCTCCGCTACGGAATAGGCATGGGTGCCGAGCATCAGATGGTGTGCGGTGCCGATTTGTTTTATTACCTGCCCGAACATTTTCCGCAAGGTGTATTTTTTGACCGATATTCTAACGCGAGTCATTATAGAACGCTAATTGCAGACTTAGCAGCGCAAGGGCTGCCCGAAAGCACGCAGAAGGGTTTTCTACATCGCAATTTGCTGCATTTTTTGCAACGACTGTGGCAAAACAACAGCTGA
- a CDS encoding tetratricopeptide repeat protein, with amino-acid sequence MEQYYSAIARRLIYPAICLLFFTSTANAQQHSIQEILVLLERGQFSSASHMLQANLQSDPSDSESRILLGSLMEHNGLRMEAIRLWQKGLQNNESDYPLLMSIGESYLNEAEIQLQEDTTPSSLLPVSTPTTDYAAYLDSAIAHFQQAAAYYPHEADPLHFLANAYQIKGDYEQALYYANLLARIFPSDEKNHTLAGLLLMQAGDYEQAKNALQTSLSLNPRYTAALKGLAELMLFYDRAEDAALFMRQAAFYDFIPSFVRLSFHDNNYEIYSNLTTAAGTENEDELRRIFLSLLDDKSDESTQWMALMFWHQLVPADLDEIGWDDFAQRGMESQRLIMEMAQRTENWVLLGRLCKKMVALNIPGTFELLTTLLPKDKMMDSPLRIAYCLAALGNELAIPYLIRELQYDDTEDDNDGYHFSKEGRQAARQRAILALSYFNTATAIETLQKGLQNSEIKPYCAAALYRLTMEEQYLEPLRQMAYRSEKDLEIAHFLRFIGTREADQIAKLME; translated from the coding sequence ATGGAGCAATACTATTCCGCAATTGCACGGCGATTGATTTACCCCGCTATCTGTCTGTTGTTCTTTACTTCTACTGCTAATGCCCAGCAACACTCCATTCAGGAGATTCTGGTGTTGTTGGAGCGCGGTCAGTTTTCTTCCGCGAGCCACATGTTGCAGGCCAACCTCCAATCCGACCCCTCCGATTCGGAATCGCGCATTCTGTTGGGGTCGCTCATGGAGCACAACGGCCTTCGGATGGAAGCCATCCGATTGTGGCAAAAAGGATTGCAAAACAATGAAAGCGATTACCCTTTGCTGATGTCCATAGGCGAAAGCTACCTGAATGAAGCCGAAATACAATTACAGGAAGACACTACGCCAAGTTCGCTCCTGCCTGTCAGTACCCCGACAACGGATTACGCTGCCTATCTGGATTCGGCAATAGCACATTTTCAGCAAGCAGCCGCTTATTACCCTCACGAGGCCGACCCTTTGCATTTTCTGGCAAATGCCTATCAAATAAAAGGCGACTATGAACAGGCTTTGTATTATGCCAATCTTTTGGCGAGGATTTTTCCTTCCGATGAAAAAAATCATACACTGGCAGGGCTACTGCTGATGCAGGCCGGTGATTATGAACAGGCAAAAAACGCACTTCAAACAAGCCTTTCGCTGAACCCCCGATATACCGCCGCCCTGAAAGGACTGGCAGAACTGATGTTGTTCTACGACCGCGCGGAAGATGCGGCCTTATTTATGCGGCAGGCAGCCTTTTATGATTTTATTCCGTCGTTTGTGCGCTTGTCTTTCCATGATAACAATTATGAAATTTATTCAAACCTGACAACTGCTGCCGGAACAGAAAACGAAGATGAGTTGCGCAGAATTTTCCTTTCATTATTAGACGACAAATCCGATGAGAGCACGCAATGGATGGCACTCATGTTTTGGCATCAGTTAGTGCCTGCCGACTTGGACGAAATCGGCTGGGATGATTTTGCCCAACGCGGCATGGAAAGCCAACGCCTGATTATGGAAATGGCACAGCGTACCGAAAACTGGGTGTTGCTTGGCAGACTTTGTAAAAAAATGGTGGCACTGAACATTCCCGGCACATTTGAACTGCTGACTACGCTGTTGCCCAAAGACAAAATGATGGATTCGCCGCTCCGCATTGCCTACTGTTTGGCAGCCTTGGGAAATGAACTTGCCATTCCCTACCTCATCCGCGAGTTGCAATACGATGACACCGAAGACGACAACGACGGCTATCATTTCAGCAAAGAAGGCAGACAGGCAGCCCGCCAGCGTGCTATTTTAGCACTGTCTTACTTCAATACTGCCACCGCCATTGAAACGCTGCAAAAAGGTCTGCAAAACAGCGAAATCAAACCATATTGCGCCGCTGCCCTGTACCGGCTGACCATGGAGGAACAATATCTTGAACCGCTGCGCCAAATGGCCTATCGCAGCGAAAAAGACCTTGAAATTGCACATTTTCTGCGCTTTATCGGTACACGCGAAGCAGACCAAATTGCGAAGCTGATGGAATAG
- a CDS encoding NUDIX hydrolase: MLAAKISQALNDYLHRQPPMRWKIPEHPAPRIASVLIALFQEGGEWHLPFILRNTYKGVHSGQVAFPGGRYDMTDEDLIATALRETQEEIGVCVGRSQVVGRLHELYIPPSHTIVHPIVAVLPEPPVFNHDPREVAEVFTLPVSYFKRPDIRGVREVMLPNGNSMPFTTFRVAEKEIWGATARMLTEFLEAVQPVL, translated from the coding sequence ATGTTAGCTGCAAAAATATCACAGGCGCTGAACGACTACCTGCACCGGCAGCCGCCCATGCGCTGGAAAATCCCCGAACATCCCGCACCGCGCATTGCTTCCGTACTAATTGCACTTTTTCAGGAAGGTGGCGAGTGGCACCTTCCTTTTATATTGCGCAATACCTACAAAGGCGTACACAGCGGTCAGGTTGCTTTCCCCGGCGGCAGGTACGATATGACCGACGAAGACTTGATTGCCACAGCCCTCCGCGAAACACAGGAAGAAATCGGAGTGTGCGTCGGCCGTTCGCAGGTGGTAGGCAGACTGCACGAACTTTACATCCCTCCCAGCCACACAATTGTACACCCGATAGTAGCCGTATTGCCCGAACCGCCCGTGTTCAACCATGACCCGCGCGAAGTGGCAGAAGTTTTTACCTTGCCTGTCTCCTACTTTAAAAGACCCGACATCAGAGGCGTTCGCGAAGTGATGCTGCCCAACGGCAACAGCATGCCGTTTACTACTTTCCGCGTAGCCGAAAAAGAAATATGGGGTGCAACAGCCCGTATGCTCACCGAATTTTTGGAGGCCGTCCAACCCGTTCTGTGA
- a CDS encoding efflux RND transporter permease subunit has protein sequence MSLSTVSIRRPVLTVVLNLAIVIFGIIGFRYLGVREYPNVETPVVSVFTSFTGANAEVIESQITEPLEEAINGIPGIASITSTSSDGRSSINIEFDLETNIDEAANDVRDKVSGAVSRLPAECDPPVVAKADANGSFIISLYAQSDKRSTLEITAIGEKLIKERLQTIPGVSGIRVWGEKKYAMRLIIDVDKLAAYQLTPLDVRQALLRENVELPSGRIEGNNTELTVKTFGRLVSEDDFNNLVIKQTGEKVVTFADIGKAKLTAENEKTIFRRDGRYMVGYAIEPQPGANQIAISDEFYKRLEQIRRDLPEDIDVSVGFDDTKYIRASIAEVQESVYIAFALVAGIIFLFLRDWRTTVIPLVAIPVSLIGAFFIMYVAGFTINVLTMLGIVLAIGLVVDDAIVVLENIYAKIEEGMTPMEAGFKGAEEIFFAVISTTIALAAVFMPVIFLQGITGKLFKEFGVVIAGSVIISSFVALTLTTMMSSRLLKRRVKHNWFYNSTEGFFVWLNRQYEQSLESFMRVKWLAFPIIALAIGLMVVIFKSLPQELAPLEDRSSIRISITGPEGSSFEFMDSYMVKLLDTLKKNVPEANAVIGITSPPFMSGAANTGMSRLELSEPTQRKRSQQEIADMLNKKLRGLSEARAIATQSPTIGNRRSGQPVQFVIQAPTLEKLREVLPKFLAEAQADPTLTTVDVNLKFTKPEIRLSIDRDKANTMGVNVLDIAQTLQLGFSGMRFGYFIMNGKQYQVIGEMSRGDRNEPLDLRSLYVKNRNGNLIQLDNLVTLKEESSPPALLRYNRFVSATVSATPAPGKTIGDGLDAMYAIADRVLDESFTTALAGQSKEFKESSSSLLFAFGLALVLIYLVLAGQFESFRDPLIIMFTVPLALAGALLSLWYFKQTLNIFSQIGMIMLIGLVTKNAILIVEFANQKKEQGLNKLEAVKQAAEQRFRPILMTALSTILGTLPIALALGAGAESRVSMGIAVIGGMMIATGLTLYIIPAIYAFFSKETSNTEQKQVQQEPEELAVG, from the coding sequence ATGAGTCTTTCAACTGTCAGTATCAGAAGGCCTGTTCTGACTGTCGTGCTTAACTTGGCAATCGTTATTTTCGGCATCATCGGTTTCCGCTACCTCGGCGTGCGCGAGTATCCGAATGTGGAAACACCTGTGGTTTCCGTATTTACCTCATTTACAGGCGCTAACGCGGAGGTTATAGAATCGCAGATTACCGAACCGCTGGAAGAAGCCATTAACGGCATCCCGGGCATTGCCTCTATCACCTCCACCAGCAGCGACGGTCGCAGCAGCATCAACATTGAATTTGATTTGGAAACCAATATAGATGAAGCAGCTAACGACGTGCGCGACAAAGTTTCCGGTGCGGTTTCGCGTTTGCCCGCCGAGTGCGACCCGCCGGTAGTTGCCAAAGCCGATGCCAACGGCAGTTTCATCATCAGCCTCTATGCGCAAAGCGACAAACGAAGCACGTTAGAAATTACGGCCATTGGCGAAAAACTCATCAAAGAACGTCTGCAAACCATTCCGGGCGTATCGGGCATCCGCGTATGGGGCGAAAAAAAATATGCCATGCGCCTCATTATCGACGTGGATAAACTGGCCGCCTATCAACTGACCCCGCTGGATGTACGTCAGGCACTCCTCCGCGAAAATGTGGAGTTGCCATCGGGAAGAATTGAAGGCAACAATACAGAACTCACCGTAAAAACATTCGGACGGTTGGTATCGGAAGATGACTTCAACAATTTAGTCATTAAGCAAACCGGAGAAAAGGTAGTAACCTTTGCCGATATAGGTAAAGCCAAACTGACTGCGGAAAACGAAAAAACCATCTTCCGCCGCGACGGGCGCTACATGGTCGGCTATGCCATAGAACCGCAGCCCGGCGCCAATCAAATTGCCATCAGCGATGAGTTCTACAAGCGATTGGAGCAAATTCGCCGCGACCTGCCCGAAGACATAGACGTTTCCGTAGGTTTTGACGACACCAAATATATCCGCGCTTCTATCGCCGAGGTGCAGGAAAGCGTTTATATAGCCTTCGCATTGGTTGCGGGTATTATCTTCCTGTTTCTGCGCGACTGGCGCACAACCGTCATTCCGCTGGTTGCCATCCCTGTTTCCCTGATTGGTGCGTTCTTCATCATGTATGTGGCAGGGTTCACCATCAACGTACTGACCATGTTGGGCATTGTGCTTGCCATCGGTTTGGTAGTAGACGATGCGATTGTGGTATTGGAAAATATTTACGCCAAAATAGAAGAAGGCATGACACCGATGGAAGCAGGTTTTAAAGGCGCCGAAGAAATATTCTTTGCCGTTATCTCCACAACCATCGCGCTGGCTGCCGTATTTATGCCGGTAATATTTCTGCAAGGCATCACCGGTAAATTATTCAAAGAGTTTGGCGTAGTAATCGCCGGTTCGGTAATTATCTCATCATTTGTTGCCCTTACGCTGACAACGATGATGTCGTCTCGCCTGCTCAAACGCCGCGTGAAACACAATTGGTTCTACAACAGCACAGAAGGCTTTTTCGTATGGCTGAACAGGCAGTATGAACAGTCGCTGGAAAGTTTCATGCGCGTGAAATGGCTGGCGTTTCCGATTATTGCCCTTGCCATTGGTCTAATGGTGGTCATATTCAAAAGTTTGCCACAAGAACTTGCACCGTTGGAAGACCGCTCGAGCATCCGCATTTCCATTACAGGCCCCGAGGGTTCTTCTTTTGAGTTCATGGACAGCTATATGGTGAAGTTGTTGGACACCTTGAAAAAAAATGTGCCGGAAGCCAACGCCGTAATTGGCATTACATCTCCGCCATTTATGTCGGGTGCAGCCAACACAGGCATGTCGCGACTGGAACTTTCCGAGCCTACGCAGCGCAAACGCAGCCAGCAGGAAATAGCCGACATGCTCAATAAAAAACTACGCGGCCTGAGTGAGGCTCGCGCCATCGCCACCCAATCTCCTACTATCGGCAACAGGCGCTCCGGCCAACCCGTGCAATTTGTAATTCAAGCCCCAACATTGGAAAAATTGCGCGAAGTACTGCCCAAATTTCTTGCCGAAGCACAAGCAGACCCCACACTTACGACAGTGGATGTAAACCTGAAATTCACTAAGCCGGAAATCAGGCTCAGCATAGACCGCGACAAAGCCAATACAATGGGTGTAAACGTATTGGACATTGCCCAAACGCTGCAATTAGGCTTCAGCGGTATGCGCTTCGGCTATTTTATTATGAACGGCAAGCAATATCAGGTGATTGGCGAAATGAGCCGCGGCGACCGCAACGAACCCTTAGACCTTCGCTCGCTCTACGTAAAGAACAGAAACGGCAACCTGATTCAATTGGACAATCTGGTAACGCTCAAAGAAGAAAGCAGCCCTCCGGCTTTGCTGCGCTACAACCGATTCGTGTCGGCCACCGTATCGGCAACACCTGCCCCCGGCAAAACCATCGGCGACGGTCTGGATGCCATGTATGCCATTGCCGACCGAGTATTGGATGAGTCGTTTACCACTGCACTGGCAGGACAGTCCAAAGAGTTTAAGGAAAGTTCTTCAAGTTTGTTGTTTGCGTTCGGGCTTGCGCTGGTGCTTATCTACTTAGTGCTGGCAGGACAATTTGAGAGTTTCCGCGACCCGCTCATCATCATGTTCACCGTGCCGCTGGCACTTGCCGGAGCATTGCTTTCGCTGTGGTATTTCAAACAAACGCTTAATATATTCAGCCAAATCGGGATGATTATGCTCATTGGTCTGGTAACAAAAAATGCCATCTTGATTGTGGAGTTTGCCAACCAGAAAAAAGAGCAGGGCTTAAACAAGTTGGAAGCGGTTAAACAAGCCGCCGAGCAGCGTTTTCGCCCCATTCTGATGACGGCACTTTCCACCATTTTGGGTACGTTGCCCATTGCGCTGGCATTGGGTGCAGGTGCAGAAAGCCGCGTTTCCATGGGCATTGCTGTTATCGGCGGTATGATGATTGCCACAGGGCTGACCCTCTACATCATCCCCGCCATCTATGCTTTCTTCTCTAAGGAAACTTCCAATACAGAACAGAAGCAGGTTCAGCAAGAACCCGAAGAATTGGCCGTTGGATAG
- a CDS encoding class I SAM-dependent methyltransferase translates to MNQAPINVPPAWHRIGKHEVAPEASHDEIARFNFLSNLNKHLATMVSPGNRIAFDKRVRPRFRREKGRDFENRREVREAMLRDPHFQTWSALRRAAMEMRQQAGRSLVLRQAKQLAEKAAQLNAGKDTLQLNPNLTIPPYIAKVDNHLMPGSYHTELFEGDVSAAANYDMGLFVTTGGALGRFNDGGGKAIAQWLLSHHPEFKPKRILDIGCGLGHNVLPIAQAYPDAEVIAIDVGAPMLRYGHARAQAMGITNVKFIQMDGQFTGFPDESFDWIQTTMFLHETSGKSIHGIMKEIYRMLKPGGLTMHIEQPQYTPEMDLYEQFIRDWDAFYNNEPFWSKMHDIDTVELMTQAGFKAENFFQIGVRAVNDNEDHTKPRAPEPEDHGRAAVWNVFGAWKK, encoded by the coding sequence ATGAACCAAGCACCAATTAATGTGCCGCCTGCATGGCATCGCATCGGCAAACACGAGGTGGCACCGGAGGCAAGCCACGACGAAATTGCGCGTTTCAATTTCTTGTCCAATTTGAATAAGCATTTGGCAACAATGGTTTCTCCGGGCAACCGCATTGCTTTTGACAAGCGTGTGCGTCCGCGTTTTCGCCGTGAAAAAGGGCGCGATTTTGAAAACCGCCGCGAGGTGCGTGAAGCCATGTTGAGAGACCCTCATTTCCAAACGTGGAGTGCGCTGCGCCGCGCGGCTATGGAAATGCGTCAGCAGGCAGGGCGTTCGCTTGTGCTGCGTCAGGCAAAGCAATTGGCCGAAAAGGCAGCGCAGCTCAATGCGGGCAAAGATACCCTCCAACTCAACCCCAACCTGACCATTCCGCCTTATATTGCCAAAGTGGACAACCACCTCATGCCGGGCAGCTATCACACAGAACTATTTGAGGGCGACGTTTCGGCGGCTGCCAACTACGACATGGGCTTGTTTGTTACCACAGGTGGAGCACTGGGGCGTTTCAACGATGGCGGCGGAAAAGCCATTGCACAATGGTTGCTTTCGCATCATCCTGAGTTCAAGCCGAAGCGCATTTTAGACATCGGTTGTGGGCTGGGGCACAACGTTCTGCCGATAGCACAGGCTTATCCCGATGCAGAGGTGATTGCCATAGATGTAGGTGCACCCATGTTACGCTATGGACACGCCCGCGCACAAGCCATGGGCATTACCAACGTGAAGTTTATCCAAATGGACGGGCAGTTTACGGGTTTCCCCGATGAAAGTTTTGACTGGATTCAGACGACTATGTTCCTGCACGAAACTTCCGGTAAATCTATCCACGGCATTATGAAGGAAATTTATCGGATGCTGAAGCCGGGCGGTCTGACCATGCACATTGAGCAACCGCAGTACACACCCGAAATGGATTTGTACGAGCAATTCATCCGCGATTGGGATGCATTCTACAACAACGAGCCGTTCTGGTCTAAAATGCACGACATTGATACGGTAGAACTGATGACCCAAGCGGGCTTCAAAGCAGAAAACTTCTTCCAAATTGGTGTGCGGGCAGTGAACGACAACGAAGACCACACCAAACCACGTGCTCCCGAGCCGGAAGACCACGGCAGAGCAGCGGTATGGAATGTATTCGGGGCATGGAAAAAATAA
- a CDS encoding DUF3598 family protein, with protein MKLPLFEAHTGIWEGTYTRLNEKGEVIDRHKSRLFLKMKDNQWIQKNEYTWDNGKKEVHDFGASPFDEKGILHYDNKRIIGKAWEAGDVICLEWQYNEQPGTHLYEIITLLEDGHRMRTWQHSRNGKFEGLTMIEERRVAPQEAID; from the coding sequence ATGAAATTGCCACTTTTTGAAGCTCACACCGGTATCTGGGAAGGCACTTACACCCGCCTGAATGAAAAGGGAGAGGTTATTGACCGCCACAAAAGCCGTTTGTTCCTGAAAATGAAGGACAACCAGTGGATTCAGAAAAATGAATACACATGGGACAACGGAAAAAAAGAAGTTCACGATTTCGGCGCATCGCCTTTTGATGAGAAGGGCATTCTGCACTACGACAACAAGCGCATCATCGGCAAGGCGTGGGAAGCAGGCGATGTTATCTGTTTGGAATGGCAATACAATGAACAGCCCGGCACGCACCTGTACGAGATTATTACTTTGTTGGAAGACGGGCATCGGATGCGTACTTGGCAGCACAGCCGCAACGGAAAATTTGAAGGGCTCACGATGATTGAAGAACGCCGTGTAGCACCTCAGGAAGCCATTGATTAG